One window of the candidate division WOR-3 bacterium genome contains the following:
- a CDS encoding DUF2089 domain-containing protein translates to MKVKLFNCPSCSEQMVISELRCPKCDLRIKKDFESCGFCRLPEEDHEFLLIFLRTQGRITEMEKLLGVSYPTIKAKIDSLLKNLNLSPIAAEEEHEPLEALSQGKISVDEAVAILKQRKRK, encoded by the coding sequence ATGAAAGTTAAATTATTTAATTGCCCTTCATGTAGTGAACAAATGGTGATAAGTGAGTTAAGGTGCCCAAAATGCGACCTGCGTATCAAAAAGGACTTCGAATCATGTGGATTCTGCCGTCTGCCTGAAGAAGACCATGAATTTTTGCTCATATTCTTGCGAACCCAGGGACGCATCACCGAAATGGAGAAGCTGCTCGGTGTTTCCTACCCAACGATCAAGGCCAAGATCGACAGCCTATTGAAAAATCTGAATCTCTCCCCGATTGCTGCTGAAGAAGAGCATGAACCGCTTGAGGCACTTTCTCAGGGTAAGATATCGGTAGATGAGGCTGTGGCAATACTGAAACAGAGGAAGCGGAAATAA